From a single Sorghum bicolor cultivar BTx623 chromosome 5, Sorghum_bicolor_NCBIv3, whole genome shotgun sequence genomic region:
- the LOC8069256 gene encoding transcription factor MYB30, whose product MGADLLATINIATGRGREGAAGAAMGRPPCCDKEGIKKGPWTPEEDIILVSYIQEHGPGNWRSVPINTGLMRCSKSCRLRWTNYLRPGIRRGNFTPHEEGIIVHLQSLLGNRWAAIASYLPQRTDNDIKNYWNTHLKKKLKKHQAIGAIFAPPPPPASDSSSSSSIVVMPTTTVGGGGGGCHVHHHHRDMLGGGTNLLVSRDSYYARPSGGAGCCSNPAEVAQLIARRSPFAADGGGDSSSSSYASSMDNISKLLTGFMKQQQSSPSPDAAAAADIKPSSAAHVNNHHALLSSSSSFHHMSAAGTGSGTPPAAACFNDMTMPSPPHVQQQAALMGHHGGYDDDPRQASPLSPIEKWLFEEAAEQVGDLMDLSEDCCSSVPMMF is encoded by the coding sequence ATGGGAgcagacctgctagctacaatTAACATAGCCACAGGTAGAGGTAGAGAGGGAGCAGCCGGCGCCGCCATGGGCAGGCCACCGTGCTGCGACAAGGAAGGGATCAAGAAGGGGCCATGGACGCCGGAGGAGGACATCATCCTGGTGTCCTACATCCAGGAGCACGGCCCGGGCAACTGGCGCTCCGTTCCCATCAACACGGGGCTCATGCGCTGCAGCAAGAGCTGCCGCCTCCGGTGGACCAACTACCTCCGCCCCGGCATCCGCCGCGGCAACTTCACCCCGCACGAGGAAGGCATCATCGTCCACCTCCAGTCCTTGCTCGGCAACAGGTGGGCCGCCATTGCTTCTTACCTCCCGCAGAGAACCGACAACGACATCAAGAACTACTGGAACACCCACCTcaagaagaagctcaagaagcaCCAGGCCATCGGCGCCAtcttcgcgccgccgccgcctcccgcaTCCgactcctcctcgtcctcgtccatcGTCGTCATGCCCACCACcaccgtcggcggcggcggcggaggctgccatgtccaccaccaccaccgtgaCATGCTCGGCGGCGGCACCAATCTCCTCGTCTCCAGGGACAGCTACTACGCGCGCCCATCAGGAGGAGCAGGCTGCTGCAGCAACCCAGCCGAGGTCGCCCAGCTCATCGCCCGGCGCTCGCCGTTCGCCGCCGACGGTGGTGGcgacagctcctcgtcgtcgtacgCCTCCAGCATGGACAACATATCCAAGCTGCTCACCGGCTTCATGAAGCAGCAGCAGAGCTCCCCGTCCCCCGACGCCGCCGCAGCTGCCGACATCAAGCCCTCCTCGGCCGCCCATGTCAACAACCACCATGCTctgctgtcgtcgtcgtcgtcgttccatCACATGTCCGCCGCCGGCACCGGGAGTGGTACGCCACCTGCAGCAGCCTGCTTCAACGACATGACGATGCCGTCGCCGCCGCATGTGCAGCAGCAGGCGGCGCTGATGGGGCATCACGGCGGCTACGACGACGACCCCAGGCAGGCGTCCCCGCTGTCTCCGATCGAGAAGTGGCTGTTCGAAGAGGCCGCCGAGCAGGTCGGCGACCTCATGGATCTGTCCGAAGACTGCTGCTCATCAGTTCCGATGATGTTTTAG